A region from the Spirochaeta thermophila DSM 6192 genome encodes:
- the xseB gene encoding exodeoxyribonuclease VII small subunit, with product MPKKDFETRLSRLEEIAQRLKEGDLPLEEATAYFEEGITLARQLEKELAAVERKIEILLNNPEDPESAPERKKPELGLFDFEG from the coding sequence ATGCCGAAGAAGGACTTTGAGACCAGGCTCTCGCGCCTTGAAGAGATAGCCCAGCGTCTCAAGGAGGGGGATCTCCCCCTCGAGGAGGCAACCGCCTACTTCGAGGAGGGGATCACGCTCGCCCGCCAGCTCGAGAAGGAACTCGCCGCGGTGGAGCGGAAGATCGAGATCCTCCTCAACAATCCGGAGGATCCCGAGAGCGCTCCCGAACGGAAGAAGCCCGAACTGGGTCTTTTCGACTTCGAAGGCTGA
- a CDS encoding double zinc ribbon domain-containing protein has product MKRSTFYCEYCHQQVSPRDRICPHCGRIFTDVRCPECGYTGGVKEFLKGCPSCGYLGEVHYPEERREEPSDGASSFVMFEKKESLPASLFWIIMLLLGATFLVLVYFYLSL; this is encoded by the coding sequence TACTGTGAGTATTGTCACCAGCAGGTGAGCCCGCGGGACAGGATTTGCCCCCACTGCGGAAGGATCTTCACCGATGTGAGGTGCCCCGAGTGCGGATATACCGGGGGGGTGAAGGAGTTCCTGAAGGGGTGCCCGAGCTGCGGCTACCTGGGTGAGGTGCACTATCCGGAGGAGAGACGGGAGGAACCGTCGGATGGAGCCAGCTCCTTCGTGATGTTCGAGAAGAAGGAATCCCTTCCCGCTTCGCTTTTCTGGATCATCATGCTCCTCCTGGGTGCCACCTTCCTGGTGCTCGTCTACTTCTATCTCTCTCTCTAG
- the xseA gene encoding exodeoxyribonuclease VII large subunit yields the protein MSIPQKVFSVSELTSLIKGYLEDAFPYVAVQGEISNCRPSSTGHLYFSLKDERAVLNVVMFQSRYRRLSFQPKDGMMVLAKGALSVYEARGAYQLVCEELEQVGMGAILEMLEKRKQRLAAEGLFDKERKRPIPLFPSRIAVVTSPTGAAIRDIINVLTRRNAGVDIVVVPAPVQGENAAPIIAEQIRRADLWRLGDVIIVARGGGSIEDLLPFSEEVVVRAIAACETPVISAVGHEIDYSLSDLAADLRAPTPSAAAEMVSAHREELLQRVQHAHLTVVRETRGLCERLRFRLGKVSEEQLARLFTLYRAPYLQRWDEAHQSIVRTMRKYLITLRHRIEMAREITQAHSPRAVLSRGYAIVRDAATREILRDTRTAFEGQRLSITLARGELEARTTQVAPPEDESATTEVHDAEEGL from the coding sequence GAACTCACCTCGCTCATCAAGGGCTACCTCGAGGATGCCTTTCCCTACGTGGCGGTCCAGGGGGAGATCTCCAACTGCCGGCCTTCGTCCACCGGGCACCTCTACTTCAGCCTCAAGGATGAGCGGGCCGTACTCAACGTGGTGATGTTCCAGAGCAGGTACCGTCGCCTCTCGTTCCAGCCCAAAGACGGGATGATGGTCCTCGCGAAGGGCGCCTTGAGCGTGTACGAGGCGCGAGGCGCCTACCAGCTCGTCTGCGAGGAGCTGGAACAGGTGGGGATGGGGGCCATCCTGGAGATGCTCGAGAAGCGAAAACAGAGGCTCGCGGCCGAGGGGCTCTTCGACAAGGAGCGCAAGAGGCCCATCCCCCTCTTCCCTTCCCGCATCGCGGTGGTCACCTCTCCCACGGGCGCCGCCATACGGGACATCATCAACGTCCTCACGAGGCGCAACGCAGGGGTGGATATCGTGGTGGTACCCGCCCCTGTGCAGGGTGAAAACGCCGCCCCCATCATCGCCGAACAGATCCGCAGGGCCGATCTCTGGAGGCTCGGCGACGTCATCATCGTGGCCCGCGGAGGCGGCTCCATCGAGGACCTTCTTCCCTTCTCGGAGGAGGTGGTGGTGAGGGCCATCGCCGCGTGCGAGACCCCCGTCATCTCAGCCGTGGGACACGAGATCGACTACAGCCTGAGCGACCTCGCGGCCGACCTACGCGCACCCACCCCTTCGGCTGCGGCGGAGATGGTGAGCGCCCACCGGGAGGAGCTCCTCCAACGCGTGCAGCACGCCCACCTCACGGTGGTTCGGGAGACACGCGGTCTCTGCGAGCGCCTCAGATTCCGCCTCGGCAAGGTGAGCGAGGAACAACTCGCCCGTCTCTTCACCCTCTACCGGGCACCCTATCTCCAAAGATGGGACGAGGCACACCAGTCCATCGTTCGTACGATGCGGAAATATCTCATCACACTGCGACACCGTATCGAGATGGCACGAGAGATCACCCAGGCGCATTCCCCTCGCGCCGTCCTCTCCCGGGGGTATGCCATCGTACGGGACGCTGCAACGAGGGAGATCCTACGGGACACGCGTACCGCCTTCGAGGGACAGCGGCTCTCCATCACCCTCGCCCGGGGGGAACTCGAAGCACGGACCACCCAGGTGGCCCCGCCGGAAGACGAGTCAGCAACAACGGAGGTGCACGATGCCGAAGAAGGACTTTGA
- a CDS encoding DUF192 domain-containing protein — translation MKRSWICSKAAGLVFTLSVLFGCVGGEVAHIRIDGVSLKVEVADTPAERERGLMGRTTLAPYDGMLFVFPRAYRAAFWMKDTPLPLSVAFIDEAGVIREIHHLVPFSTVPVQASVPVRYALEVEEGFFDMHGIRVGDVVHLPERLRQ, via the coding sequence GTGAAGCGTTCATGGATCTGTTCTAAGGCGGCTGGCCTGGTCTTCACGCTCTCCGTCCTGTTCGGATGCGTGGGAGGAGAGGTGGCACACATCAGGATCGACGGGGTATCGCTCAAGGTGGAGGTTGCCGACACCCCGGCGGAACGGGAGCGCGGGCTCATGGGCCGCACGACCCTCGCGCCCTATGACGGCATGCTCTTCGTGTTCCCCAGGGCGTACCGGGCGGCCTTCTGGATGAAGGATACCCCGCTCCCGCTCTCGGTGGCATTCATCGACGAGGCGGGGGTGATCCGGGAGATACACCACCTTGTACCGTTTTCGACAGTGCCCGTTCAGGCCTCAGTCCCTGTGCGGTACGCCCTCGAGGTGGAAGAGGGATTCTTCGATATGCACGGTATCAGGGTAGGGGACGTGGTCCATCTGCCTGAGCGGCTCAGGCAGTAG